One region of Oncorhynchus keta strain PuntledgeMale-10-30-2019 chromosome 24, Oket_V2, whole genome shotgun sequence genomic DNA includes:
- the LOC118402784 gene encoding homeobox protein Nkx-2.5-like: MIIMLPSPVISASTTPFSVKDILKLELQQHAQQQRLASHLGPHHERSHLGPQQHQYTLQSPPSCMLAGRDRNSPSPGLSEEEERMAYLSSLTVQERLMETGPAGEIFISADTSLEVEQEDIDAKACGAMEVRACEESPQAHSDLERLPKQQRTRRKPRVLFSQAQVFELERRFKQQRYLSAPEREHLANTLKLTSTQVKIWFQNRRYKCKRQRQDKTLEMAGHPHHLPPPRRVAVPVLVRDGKPCLAGSQNYNTSYSVGAASPYSYNGYPAYSYNNPVYTNTYSCTYSSLPTLAPNSTANAFMNMGLANLGASQSQAQTPQGTACQGTLQGIRAW, encoded by the exons ATGATAATAATGCTTCCTAGCCCTGTTATTTCTGCCTCCACCACGCCGTTCTCAGTCAAGGACATACTAAAGTTGGAGCTTCAGCAGCATGCTCAACAACAGCGGCTTGCCTCACACCTTGGGCCGCACCATGAGCGCTCTCACCTGGGTCCACAGCAGCACCAATACACCCTCCAGTCGCCCCCGTCTTGTATGCTGGCCGGCAGGGACAGGAACAGCCCCAGCCCCGGGCTctcggaagaagaggagagaatggCCTACCTGAGTAGTCTGACGGTTCAGGAACGGCTGATGGAGACGGGTCCAGCCGGGGAGATATTCATTTCAGCCGACACCAGTCTGGAGGTTGAGCAAGAGGACATAGACGCCA AAGCTTGTGGCGCAATGGAGGTGAGGGCCTGTGAAGAGTCCCCGCAGGCGCACTCAGACTTGGAGAGACTCCCAAAACAGCAGAGGACCCGGCGGAAACCGCGCGTGCTCTTCTCCCAGGCGCAGGTGTTCGAGCTTGAGCGGCGCTTCAAGCAGCAGCGTTACCTATCCGCCCCCGAGAGGGAACACCTGGCGAACACTTTGAAACTGACCTCCACACAGGTCAAAATCTGGTTCCAGAACAGGAGGTATAAGTGTAAACGGCAGCGGCAGGACAAGACCCTAGAAATGGCCGGACACCCTCACCATCTTCCCCCACCTAGGAGAGTGGCAGTCCCGGTGCTGGTGCGGGATGGGAAGCCCTGCCTGGCTGGATCTCAGAACTATAATACATCCTACAGTGTTGGAGCGGCCAGCCCCTATAGTTATAACGGCTATCCGGCTTATTCCTACAATAATCCAGTGTATACTAACACATACTCATGCACGTACTCTAGCCTGCCTACTCTAGCACCCAACTCTACTGCTAACGCTTTTATGAATATGGGTCTGGCGAACCTGGGCGCGTCGCAATCTCAGGCCCAAACACCGCAGGGAACAGCCTGCCAAGGAACTCTGCAGGGCATTCGGGCCTGGTAG
- the LOC118402785 gene encoding homeobox protein zampogna-like: MALGRPSFSINDILTRGRDTRDNIQISRDLTDLCALKLATINRDQPTESRDGTSRGPGSSTSDCSEEHKRNEMEMIHIRQGNIRSSPGLGDIRNPTSEAGSEESTGEETEYMSCRKDINNKQLPSLDQDKQREEEEEEEERESSYSTVGQPISGNKKRSRAAFSHAQIYELERRFNVQRYLSGPERAGLAGALKLTETQVKIWFQNRRYKTKRRQMAAELASRNYSAPATLAKKVAVKVLVRDDQRQYSEDDLSSPPAMPLYPAYQYGYYPYMFCFQPWLSSNALCGGMH; this comes from the exons ATGGCGCTGGGCCGCCCCTCTTTCTCCATCAACGACATCCTCACCCGGGGACGTGACACACGAGACAACATTCAAATTTCACGGGATCTGACAGATCTATGCGCGTTAAAACTGGCCACCATCAACCGGGATCAGCCAACCGAGAGCAGAGATGGGACATCTAGGGGCCCCGGTTCATCCACGTCGGACTGCAGTGAGGAGCACAAACGGAATGAGATGGAGATGATACACATCCGCCAAGGAAATATTCGTTCCTCTCCCGGTTTGGGCGACATCAGGAACCCCACGTCTGAGGCCGGTAGTGAAGAGTCCACCGGAGAAGAGACGGAATACATGTCATGCAGAAAAG ACATAAACAACAAACAACTACCCAGTCTGGATCAAGAcaaacagagggaggaagaggaggaggaggaggagagggaaagtagTTACAGCACCGTAGGCCAACCCATATCTGGTAACAAGAAGCGCTCCCGTGCGGCCTTCTCCCACGCGCAGATCTACGAGCTAGAGCGCCGGTTTAACGTGCAGCGCTACCTGTCTGGTCCTGAACGGGCGGGCCTGGCGGGCGCCCTGAAGCTCACGGAAACCCAGGTGAAAATCTGGTTCCAGAACCGGAGATATAAGACCAAACGGCGGCAGATGGCGGCCGAACTAGCCTCCCGTAACTACTCTGCACCAGCCACACTAGCTAAGAAAGTTGCGGTGAAGGTCCTGGTTCGAGACGATCAAAGACAGTACAGTGAGGATGACCTGTCCAGTCCGCCAGCTATGCCTCTCTACCCGGCCTACCAATATGGATACTACCCCTACATGTTCTGCTTCCAGCCATGGCTCTCTAGCAATGCACTTTGTGGGGGCATGCATTGA